In one window of Enoplosus armatus isolate fEnoArm2 chromosome 7, fEnoArm2.hap1, whole genome shotgun sequence DNA:
- the LOC139287660 gene encoding lisH domain-containing protein ARMC9 isoform X2, translating into MSSREAAKMGDILATEADLLGMIKEYLKFEEFEETVHSFDKECKSKGKLVSKPQGSTLRDSKTRVIQKDLLSSFEDGDHKVFFELWTDNIPSEVKDTDAEAQSLEFYLHIHFTIYPLRRHPGRHDRAEFEERISDFKQYLETRGAALSQTTKFLPYYALPFVPNPTVHPSFKDLFQDSWIPQLKDKLEQFLSVTLKPSNTPRLLNLYKEGGRSTKDAIQQLQLQLVESDRRISSYVRKFNKMQADYHNLIGITAELVDSLEATVSGKMISPEYLQSVCVRLFSSQMRQSVVQSTDFTRPGTASSMLRASIAPQRSKEVPMLPSLDYDKLKKDLVEGPDRLRSLLLQALRWRLTRSLPGEQRDTVLQAYISNDLLERYSTKQKTVLHLMRSKNEIVRQYMARLINAFASLAEGRVYLSQIPILLKLLSEALRKEEKDSLTRENVLVALQKLSLRRSQQTAMIADGLIGWLVDELQDSDCLSDYTLEYSAALLMNLCLRTKGKRKCAENAKHVLKVLTDLLGHENHEIRPYVNGALYSILCIPSVRQEAKEMSVEEILRCYSKEENPDLNRQIEFIIKQLNSADEEGPESDDEEEEDDNDIMTNMAKVKRKSTPLPQPSVDEPLQRPVTPSSHRNVNVV; encoded by the exons ATGAGTTCCAGGGAGGCAGCCAAGATGGGAGACATCTTGGCAACTGAAGCCGATCTTCTTGGGATGATCAAAGAG TACCTTAAGTTTGAGGAATTTGAGGAGACTGTTCACAGTTTCGACAAGGAGTGCAAAAGCAAAGGCAAGCTTGTCTCAAAGCCTCAAGGAAGTACTCTCAGGGACTCAAAGACTCGTGTCATTCAG AAAGACCTCCTCAGCTCTTTTGAAGATGGAGACCACAAAGTGTTCTTTGAACTGTGGACAGACAATATTCCCTCTGAGGTAAAAGACACAGACGCAGAGGCCCAGAGCCTGGAGTTCTACCTTCACATCCATTTCACCATCTACCCACTGAGGAGGCACCCTGGTAGACAT GACCGAGCTGAGTTTGAGGAAAGGATTTCAGACTTCAAGCAGTACCTGGAGACTCGGGGGGCAGCACTGAGCCAGACCACAAAGTTTCTGCCTTACTATGCCTTACCTTTCGTTCCCAACCCCACTGTCCACCCCTCCTTCAAAGATCTTTTCCAG GATTCCTGGATACCACAGTTGAAGGATAAGCTGGAGCAGTTTCTGTCAGTGACACTGAAGCCGTCCAACACCCCAAGGCTGCTGAATCTATAT aaggaaggaggaagaagtacAAAAG ACGCCATACAACAGTTACAGCTCCAACTGGTTGAATCGGACCGCCGCATCTCCAGCTACGTGCGGAAGTTCAACAAAATGCAGGCTGACTACCACAACCTGATCGGGATCACTGCTGAGCTGGTCGACTCATTGGAGGCCACAGTCAGCGGAAAAATG aTCTCCCCCGAGTacctgcagagtgtgtgtgttcgcctGTTCAGCAGCCAGATGAGGCAGAGTGTGGTGCAGAGCACTGACTTCACCAGACCTGGCACT GCCTCCTCCATGCTACGAGCATCCATTGCACCGCA GAGATCCAAGGAGGTGCCAATGCTGCCCTCACTGGACTATGACAAGCTGAAGAAAGACCTGGTTGAAGGCCCTGACAGACTCAGGTCCCTGCTGCTTCAGGCGCTGCGCTGG AGACTGACTCGCTCACTCCCTGgtgaacagagagacacagtgcTTCAGGCTTACATCAGTAACGACCTGCTGGAGCGCTACAGCACTAAACAG AAAACTGTGCTTCATTTAATGAGATCGAAGAACGAGATTGTCCGCCAATACATGGCTCGTCTCATCAATGCATTCGCCTCCCTTGCAGAGG GTCGGGTGTACCTCTCCCAAATCCCCATTCTTCTGAAACTTCTGTCCGAGGCACtcaggaaggaggaaaaagactCCCTGACTAGGGAGAATGTACTAGTGGCTCTGCAGAAACTCAGCCTCag GAGGAGCCAGCAGACCGCCATGATAGCAGATggtctgattggctggctggtgGATGAGCTGCAGGATTCAGACTGCCTGAGTGACTACACCCTGGAGTACTCTGCAGCCCTGCTTATGAACCTGTGTCTGCGAACAAAAG GAAAAAGGAAGTGTGCAGAGAACGCCAAGCATGTGCTAAAGGTTCTAACTGACCTCCTTGGACATGAGAACCATGAG ATTCGGCCATATGTGAATGGAGCCCTGTACAGTATCCTGTGTATTCCCTCTGTGAGACAGGAAGCCAAAGAGATG AGTGTTGAGGAGATTCTCCGCTGCTACAGCAAGGAGGAGAACCCAGACCTCAACAGACAGATTGAGTTCATCATTAAACAGCTAAACTCAG CTGATGAAGAGGGGCCAGAGTCAgacgatgaagaagaagaggacgacAATGAT aTTATGACCAATATGGCAAAAGTGAAGAGGAAGTCAACCCCTCTGCCACAACCAAGTGTTGATGAACCTCTACAACGGCCAGTCACCCCAAGTTCTCATCGTAATGTCAACGTGGTGTaa
- the LOC139287660 gene encoding lisH domain-containing protein ARMC9 isoform X1, translated as MSSREAAKMGDILATEADLLGMIKEYLKFEEFEETVHSFDKECKSKGKLVSKPQGSTLRDSKTRVIQKDLLSSFEDGDHKVFFELWTDNIPSEVKDTDAEAQSLEFYLHIHFTIYPLRRHPGRHDRAEFEERISDFKQYLETRGAALSQTTKFLPYYALPFVPNPTVHPSFKDLFQDSWIPQLKDKLEQFLSVTLKPSNTPRLLNLYKEGGRSTKDAIQQLQLQLVESDRRISSYVRKFNKMQADYHNLIGITAELVDSLEATVSGKMISPEYLQSVCVRLFSSQMRQSVVQSTDFTRPGTASSMLRASIAPQRSKEVPMLPSLDYDKLKKDLVEGPDRLRSLLLQALRWRLTRSLPGEQRDTVLQAYISNDLLERYSTKQKTVLHLMRSKNEIVRQYMARLINAFASLAEGRVYLSQIPILLKLLSEALRKEEKDSLTRENVLVALQKLSLRRSQQTAMIADGLIGWLVDELQDSDCLSDYTLEYSAALLMNLCLRTKGKRKCAENAKHVLKVLTDLLGHENHEIRPYVNGALYSILCIPSVRQEAKEMSVEEILRCYSKEENPDLNRQIEFIIKQLNSADEEGPESDDEEEEDDNDEDLMETDLDAEEVLQPQPRELSGESLLTTEYLGIMTNMAKVKRKSTPLPQPSVDEPLQRPVTPSSHRNVNVV; from the exons ATGAGTTCCAGGGAGGCAGCCAAGATGGGAGACATCTTGGCAACTGAAGCCGATCTTCTTGGGATGATCAAAGAG TACCTTAAGTTTGAGGAATTTGAGGAGACTGTTCACAGTTTCGACAAGGAGTGCAAAAGCAAAGGCAAGCTTGTCTCAAAGCCTCAAGGAAGTACTCTCAGGGACTCAAAGACTCGTGTCATTCAG AAAGACCTCCTCAGCTCTTTTGAAGATGGAGACCACAAAGTGTTCTTTGAACTGTGGACAGACAATATTCCCTCTGAGGTAAAAGACACAGACGCAGAGGCCCAGAGCCTGGAGTTCTACCTTCACATCCATTTCACCATCTACCCACTGAGGAGGCACCCTGGTAGACAT GACCGAGCTGAGTTTGAGGAAAGGATTTCAGACTTCAAGCAGTACCTGGAGACTCGGGGGGCAGCACTGAGCCAGACCACAAAGTTTCTGCCTTACTATGCCTTACCTTTCGTTCCCAACCCCACTGTCCACCCCTCCTTCAAAGATCTTTTCCAG GATTCCTGGATACCACAGTTGAAGGATAAGCTGGAGCAGTTTCTGTCAGTGACACTGAAGCCGTCCAACACCCCAAGGCTGCTGAATCTATAT aaggaaggaggaagaagtacAAAAG ACGCCATACAACAGTTACAGCTCCAACTGGTTGAATCGGACCGCCGCATCTCCAGCTACGTGCGGAAGTTCAACAAAATGCAGGCTGACTACCACAACCTGATCGGGATCACTGCTGAGCTGGTCGACTCATTGGAGGCCACAGTCAGCGGAAAAATG aTCTCCCCCGAGTacctgcagagtgtgtgtgttcgcctGTTCAGCAGCCAGATGAGGCAGAGTGTGGTGCAGAGCACTGACTTCACCAGACCTGGCACT GCCTCCTCCATGCTACGAGCATCCATTGCACCGCA GAGATCCAAGGAGGTGCCAATGCTGCCCTCACTGGACTATGACAAGCTGAAGAAAGACCTGGTTGAAGGCCCTGACAGACTCAGGTCCCTGCTGCTTCAGGCGCTGCGCTGG AGACTGACTCGCTCACTCCCTGgtgaacagagagacacagtgcTTCAGGCTTACATCAGTAACGACCTGCTGGAGCGCTACAGCACTAAACAG AAAACTGTGCTTCATTTAATGAGATCGAAGAACGAGATTGTCCGCCAATACATGGCTCGTCTCATCAATGCATTCGCCTCCCTTGCAGAGG GTCGGGTGTACCTCTCCCAAATCCCCATTCTTCTGAAACTTCTGTCCGAGGCACtcaggaaggaggaaaaagactCCCTGACTAGGGAGAATGTACTAGTGGCTCTGCAGAAACTCAGCCTCag GAGGAGCCAGCAGACCGCCATGATAGCAGATggtctgattggctggctggtgGATGAGCTGCAGGATTCAGACTGCCTGAGTGACTACACCCTGGAGTACTCTGCAGCCCTGCTTATGAACCTGTGTCTGCGAACAAAAG GAAAAAGGAAGTGTGCAGAGAACGCCAAGCATGTGCTAAAGGTTCTAACTGACCTCCTTGGACATGAGAACCATGAG ATTCGGCCATATGTGAATGGAGCCCTGTACAGTATCCTGTGTATTCCCTCTGTGAGACAGGAAGCCAAAGAGATG AGTGTTGAGGAGATTCTCCGCTGCTACAGCAAGGAGGAGAACCCAGACCTCAACAGACAGATTGAGTTCATCATTAAACAGCTAAACTCAG CTGATGAAGAGGGGCCAGAGTCAgacgatgaagaagaagaggacgacAATGAT GAGGATTTAATGGAGACAGACCTTGATGCAGAGGAAGTTCTCCAACCACAGCCCAGGGAACTGTCTGGGGAGAGTCTGCTCACCACAGAGTACCTGGGA aTTATGACCAATATGGCAAAAGTGAAGAGGAAGTCAACCCCTCTGCCACAACCAAGTGTTGATGAACCTCTACAACGGCCAGTCACCCCAAGTTCTCATCGTAATGTCAACGTGGTGTaa
- the LOC139287660 gene encoding lisH domain-containing protein ARMC9 isoform X3: MSSREAAKMGDILATEADLLGMIKEYLKFEEFEETVHSFDKECKSKGKLVSKPQGSTLRDSKTRVIQKDLLSSFEDGDHKVFFELWTDNIPSEVKDTDAEAQSLEFYLHIHFTIYPLRRHPGRHDRAEFEERISDFKQYLETRGAALSQTTKFLPYYALPFVPNPTVHPSFKDLFQDSWIPQLKDKLEQFLSVTLKPSNTPRLLNLYKEGGRSTKDAIQQLQLQLVESDRRISSYVRKFNKMQADYHNLIGITAELVDSLEATVSGKMASSMLRASIAPQRSKEVPMLPSLDYDKLKKDLVEGPDRLRSLLLQALRWRLTRSLPGEQRDTVLQAYISNDLLERYSTKQKTVLHLMRSKNEIVRQYMARLINAFASLAEGRVYLSQIPILLKLLSEALRKEEKDSLTRENVLVALQKLSLRRSQQTAMIADGLIGWLVDELQDSDCLSDYTLEYSAALLMNLCLRTKGKRKCAENAKHVLKVLTDLLGHENHEIRPYVNGALYSILCIPSVRQEAKEMSVEEILRCYSKEENPDLNRQIEFIIKQLNSADEEGPESDDEEEEDDNDEDLMETDLDAEEVLQPQPRELSGESLLTTEYLGIMTNMAKVKRKSTPLPQPSVDEPLQRPVTPSSHRNVNVV; this comes from the exons ATGAGTTCCAGGGAGGCAGCCAAGATGGGAGACATCTTGGCAACTGAAGCCGATCTTCTTGGGATGATCAAAGAG TACCTTAAGTTTGAGGAATTTGAGGAGACTGTTCACAGTTTCGACAAGGAGTGCAAAAGCAAAGGCAAGCTTGTCTCAAAGCCTCAAGGAAGTACTCTCAGGGACTCAAAGACTCGTGTCATTCAG AAAGACCTCCTCAGCTCTTTTGAAGATGGAGACCACAAAGTGTTCTTTGAACTGTGGACAGACAATATTCCCTCTGAGGTAAAAGACACAGACGCAGAGGCCCAGAGCCTGGAGTTCTACCTTCACATCCATTTCACCATCTACCCACTGAGGAGGCACCCTGGTAGACAT GACCGAGCTGAGTTTGAGGAAAGGATTTCAGACTTCAAGCAGTACCTGGAGACTCGGGGGGCAGCACTGAGCCAGACCACAAAGTTTCTGCCTTACTATGCCTTACCTTTCGTTCCCAACCCCACTGTCCACCCCTCCTTCAAAGATCTTTTCCAG GATTCCTGGATACCACAGTTGAAGGATAAGCTGGAGCAGTTTCTGTCAGTGACACTGAAGCCGTCCAACACCCCAAGGCTGCTGAATCTATAT aaggaaggaggaagaagtacAAAAG ACGCCATACAACAGTTACAGCTCCAACTGGTTGAATCGGACCGCCGCATCTCCAGCTACGTGCGGAAGTTCAACAAAATGCAGGCTGACTACCACAACCTGATCGGGATCACTGCTGAGCTGGTCGACTCATTGGAGGCCACAGTCAGCGGAAAAATG GCCTCCTCCATGCTACGAGCATCCATTGCACCGCA GAGATCCAAGGAGGTGCCAATGCTGCCCTCACTGGACTATGACAAGCTGAAGAAAGACCTGGTTGAAGGCCCTGACAGACTCAGGTCCCTGCTGCTTCAGGCGCTGCGCTGG AGACTGACTCGCTCACTCCCTGgtgaacagagagacacagtgcTTCAGGCTTACATCAGTAACGACCTGCTGGAGCGCTACAGCACTAAACAG AAAACTGTGCTTCATTTAATGAGATCGAAGAACGAGATTGTCCGCCAATACATGGCTCGTCTCATCAATGCATTCGCCTCCCTTGCAGAGG GTCGGGTGTACCTCTCCCAAATCCCCATTCTTCTGAAACTTCTGTCCGAGGCACtcaggaaggaggaaaaagactCCCTGACTAGGGAGAATGTACTAGTGGCTCTGCAGAAACTCAGCCTCag GAGGAGCCAGCAGACCGCCATGATAGCAGATggtctgattggctggctggtgGATGAGCTGCAGGATTCAGACTGCCTGAGTGACTACACCCTGGAGTACTCTGCAGCCCTGCTTATGAACCTGTGTCTGCGAACAAAAG GAAAAAGGAAGTGTGCAGAGAACGCCAAGCATGTGCTAAAGGTTCTAACTGACCTCCTTGGACATGAGAACCATGAG ATTCGGCCATATGTGAATGGAGCCCTGTACAGTATCCTGTGTATTCCCTCTGTGAGACAGGAAGCCAAAGAGATG AGTGTTGAGGAGATTCTCCGCTGCTACAGCAAGGAGGAGAACCCAGACCTCAACAGACAGATTGAGTTCATCATTAAACAGCTAAACTCAG CTGATGAAGAGGGGCCAGAGTCAgacgatgaagaagaagaggacgacAATGAT GAGGATTTAATGGAGACAGACCTTGATGCAGAGGAAGTTCTCCAACCACAGCCCAGGGAACTGTCTGGGGAGAGTCTGCTCACCACAGAGTACCTGGGA aTTATGACCAATATGGCAAAAGTGAAGAGGAAGTCAACCCCTCTGCCACAACCAAGTGTTGATGAACCTCTACAACGGCCAGTCACCCCAAGTTCTCATCGTAATGTCAACGTGGTGTaa